The following coding sequences are from one Sardina pilchardus chromosome 16, fSarPil1.1, whole genome shotgun sequence window:
- the znf638 gene encoding zinc finger protein 638 isoform X2 has product MSHPMYNPGGGGFSGSQRPMVSNQYGLGGQAGMDMGGSRIGPGAGPMSGPPPGMMPSMRSQQMGFPLGQRPAPMSQDIESSIEMHLRGAREEVRLLNRIMPQQPKPSDPRLHEDPREEMGGFPGQRGSGRMDEQSSADWSHFQPTNKLFSSSGLGHSSSSSSLFQTSGFGGGPGPGRGGVESQPGPRSGPPDHRPVRYTSESASSILASFGLSNEDLELLSHYPDDQLTPDNLPFILRDIRIRKTKRTMPDTDDRSPRDQRAQEPRQSKVIDYGHSSKYGYSEERSDSYGRDALPKELPKYERDVGSGPSFGGADLARRPQASPAMPISAKPPPMDHRNVLAGPPPELKPTPPSTMPGRDPVPKSAPPAPSCPAVMPPTHAVGARAGMMVLGDGSGGAKPPPAWSPAFPPPSNPSGMKRLPTPTMMNDYSAATPRIFPHTCSLCNVECVLIKDWIEHQNTNLHIESCRRLRKQYPDWNVETLPPVPRNESKAPVERRSPKRRSKSRSHSWTRSPSPRRHHGSTGRRPRSRSRSRSPARYRRSRSRSRSPRRLSRASPTSHGRRRSRSPPSHRSRSPPSRRSRSHSPRNYGRRSPPRSGRRVSPRRSSPHRRARSSSSERLAKKLIESSAGLNIKDSSALEAVVNSLAPSLLAELAKRKSAGASSSTSRDSGRKRSPSPSPKRTSSKSSSSSANKSTSSSIKKKAGPGTACLLRFKGVPHKTTDQELVDVIQPFGKINHAFVIKAIEEASVCMEREEDARGLANFKNLRIHGRLITICREEELTDPRARPAGREERKVMVIKKKDTGMGRAPPARQVAKPPGRALLPFPRRMPPLLHNPAVGPGKPGRYPAKAGQGAGKDSKTAGKANQTQGKANQTQGKANQTQGKASQAPGKANQTSGKANQTSGKANQTSGKTVGKAGQAPAKAGQNSAKSGQTAAKPPQSTTKSGPASQTAKAKPKETAAVKKVVKREIPWRKNVITISGIPASGVTEEQLVDLAKPYGCKTVPIIAVNQGKAFIEMPSMEAAEAMVKAYSETPAKIEDAQLTVSMMTTPIDLKYTESVFRVLMGMAKTEEIATLPERLLIVSNVPVATSASSEILELVKRFGAYKQALPLNKRIIFEMDTPAIARAVHNRFKKFPCIIQNNPLNFTLAKPLKPAEDVKKKKGANSNKAGAKPAEASKKAAPTATATATATATATAAAAAAAIATAAEDEAKQPKTPAATADAVPLEAASSAPTTAPPCDDAQSVTPEATASLPPSDATPDPTTTTTVPPSDDSLAVTVTPDSSAVAASPDGLAVTPNISEAKEPPCEAPAEVTPDVTATPSTERVSTPPAVVTDSQPDPTPAQETPPIAEKAEEASAENAGIPETAETDTQEENLPKDTAAAEESAVEASQIEEDAPATASGTKDVESRQDNQEDTETSPGAEPMEVPMQQSEPKEENAGVEQDAVANSNSAEITKAAASPSVAMETPKISTEEAEQVSEDKQDDCVEPQPSKDKELANSEEPPCESSSSSNPPPPPASSEECSAPPGEKPAATAAALNPAPPDGGPVLDFPPVTQEILRALEAAVHQCRMQSSLRRAEEEARQKQAEAEKKNPAAGNKPATPSKTPATPSKAAAKPSPQEKKAPGTDVKKANASSAVGGGNGRGRKDSSPERDSRHRSRSRAGSDEEQLPTSRRGGSSSSSSSRRSRQDSSPATKKGREDDSKHKSHGTSRSTRSSSSSKDKKEQVAVEQQEQQQEEEEEDDFFPFNMDEFVTVDEVCDDAEEEPAEVPEETSKRKRSDSPQPVESSQPPKKPATASLKAPKTSTPASKGKQAKKATPRTSSRRTRSSAATESKDDVEDVSETELQSDDSKPNADEADEPKKDLPKTDTAAAAAAAVVGAEDQQGAVEDAKVAEVTAETAANSDSSEQNQTQEVKVEVKIEETSPVRPVTKLEESHVAIENVKTEPSTLLLSEETEVAVKGPDAVKVEESADTESAVAKTDTQTSKEEISEAANQEEKSDLSVAGHPNPNLLVTLDEVSEGEEDFPNDGEDDAEEEERLKRQAGEDPEGLVTVDEVGGEDEGENLDEQFRDMQALVTLDEIVADEEEEEEEDGESEQPALCSDTVHDDQEDESGDAFNPETLVTLDEAHGDDDEMEEKPKKDAEEDTAVPSDSMAEPPVSPGIDEVARMNFVTVDEVGEEEEEQPAQQPAPEEEEPAKEAVSTPRKGRAKRRQRQAAVRKSTRGRRGVKPSEEVEEEEEEEEEEPQEKTSTLPQTEEAPAALAQPEDKEPKPASLSCETQNTETSSKGSKEDGTSPGQEAKGGLDDVKEQDARKPEMPVTKEDKADVRAPTKVESKQRREEEAETEPEAKRPRSTSPSSADFTMPPFKPDTPVGVDFVVPKTGFFCKLCSLFYGSEDTAKRSHCSSLRHYQNMEKYYQKLKSQQKTSNS; this is encoded by the exons ATGTCTCACCCCATGTACAACCCTGGTGGGGGAGGCTTCTCTGGGTCCCAGAGGCCCATGGTATCCAACCAGTATGGCCTCGGGGGTCAGGCTGGTATGGACATGGGTGGCTCTCGCATTGGACCTGGTGCTGGGCCCATGTCAGGACCACCACCGGGTATGATGCCTTCAATGAGGTCACAGCAGATGGGTTTTCCATTGGGCCAACGTCCAGCACCGATGTCGCAAGACATTGAGTCATCTATAGAAATGCACCTCAGAGGAGCCCGAGAGGAAGTTCGCCTGCTCAACCGAATTATGCCCCAGCAACCAAAACCATCTGACCCACGCTTGCACGAGGATCCGAGGGAGGAAATGGGCGGTTTTCCTGGACAGAGGGGATCTGGCAGAATGGACGAACAGTCCTCTGCAGATTGGTCGCACTTCCAGCCTACCAACAAACTTTTTTCGTCCTCTGGTTTGGGTcattcctcctcatcttcctcactaTTTCAAACCTCTGGGTTTGGAGGTGGTCCAGGTCCTGGAAGAGGAGGTGTCGAGAGCCAGCCAGGACCTCGTTCGGGTCCTCCTGATCATCGTCCTGTTCGCTACACCTCAGAGAGTGCGAGCAGCATCCTTGCAAGTTTTGGCCTTTCAAATGAGGACCTTGAACTCCTCAGCCATTATCCCGATGATCAACTCACACCTGACAATCTGCCCTTCATTTTGCGAGACATTCGCATTCGCAAGACCAAGCGGACCATGCCTGATACGGACGATCGATCACCACGCGATCAGAGAGCACAGGAACCTCGGCAGAGCAAAGTTATTGACTATGGACACTCGAGTAAATATGGCTATTCAGAGGAGCGCTCCGACTCCTATGGAAGAGATGCGCTTCCAAAAGAGTTGCCGAAATACGAACGAGACGTCGGATCTGGACCTTCTTTTGGTGGAGCTGATCTCGCACGGCGGCCCCAGGCAAGTCCAGCAATGCCCATTTCGGCGAAACCACCTCCGATGGACCATAGGAATGTCTTGGCCGGCCCGCCTCCTGAACTCAAACCGACTCCGCCCAGCACCATGCCTGGAAGAGATCCGGTACCCAAGTCTGCTCCTCCAGCGCCCAGCTGCCCAGCTGTCATGCCACCGACCCATGCTGTTGGTGCCCGCGCTGGCATGATGGTCCTGGGAGATGGCAGTGGAGGTGCCAAGCCCCCGCCGGCATGGTCTCCAGCTTTCCCTCCTCCAAGCAACCCCTCAGGCATGAAGAGGCTCCCAACGCCCACTATGATGAATGATTACTCAGCGGCTACGCCAAGAATCTTTCCTCATACATGCTCTCTGTGTAACGTAGAATGTGTCCTGATCAAG GACTGGATAGAACATCAGAACACAAATCTTCATATTGAGAGCTGCCGGCGTCTCAGGAAGCA ATATCCGGACTGGAATGTGGAAACACTTCCACCTGTCCCCAG AAATGAGTCCAAAGCTCCTGTGGAGCGCCGCAGTCCAAAGCGGCGTTCAAAATCCCGGTCTCATTCGTGGACGAGATCTCCTAGTCCAAGACGACATCATGGATCCACCGGCCGCCGGCCTCGCTCCCGTTCCCGCTCCCGAAGCCCAGCCAGGTACCGACGTTCCCGGAGTCGCTCCCGTTCACCTCGGAGGTTGTCCCGCGCGAGCCCCACCTCCCACGGCCGCCGGCGCTCCCGGAGCCCGCCGTCGCACCGCTCCCGCTCCCCTCCGTCGCGTCGCTCCAGATCCCACTCCCCGCGGAACTACGGCAGACGCTCCCCGCCTCGCTCTGGCCGCAGGGTGAGCCCGCGGAGGTCCAGCCCGCATCGCCGAGCGAGATCCAGCAGCAGCGAAAGACTGGCTAAGAAGCTCATCGAGTCGTCTG CCGGGCTGAACATCAAGGACAGCAGTGCGCTGGAGGCCGTGGTGAACTCTCTGGCTCCAAGTCTGCTCGCTGAGTTGGCCAAGAGGAAGAGTGCCGGCGCCTCATCCTCGACCTCCAGGGATAGCGGCCGCAAGCGGTCGCCTTCTCCTTCCCCCAAGAGGACCTCCTCCAAATCCAGCAGCTCCTCCGCAAACAAGTCCACCAGCTCCTCCATTAAG AAAAAGGCTGGTCCTGGTACAGCTTGCCTGCTCCGGTTCAAAGGAGTGCCTCACAAAACTACGGACCAAGAGCTCGTAGACGTTATCCAGCCTTTTGGGAAGATCAACCATGCCTTTGTGATCAAGGCTATCGAAGAG GCCTCTGTctgcatggagagagaggaagatgccAGAGGGTTGGCCAACTTTAAGAACCTGAGGATACATGGCAGGCTGATCACCATCTGTAGGGAGGAG GAGCTAACGGATCCTAGAGCACGACCTgctggcagagaggagaggaaggttaTGGTTATTAAAAA GAAAGACACAGGCATGGGAAGAGCTCCTCCAGCAAGGCAGGTAGCCAAACCCCCAGGCAGAGCACTTCTCCCTTTCCCGAGAAGGATGCCTCCTCTGCTCCATAATCCTGCAGTCGGCCCTGGGAAGCCAGGCCGGTACCCTGCGAAGGCAGGCCAGGGCGCAGGAAAGGATAGCAAGACTGCAGGAAAGGCTAACCAGACCCAGGGAAAGGCTAACCAGACCCAAGGAAAGGCTAACCAGACCCAGGGAAAAGCAAGCCAAGCCCCTGGGAAGGCCAATCAGACTTCTGGAAAGGCGAACCAGACCTCGGGAAAGGCGAACCAGACCTCGGGAAAGACTGTGGGGAAAGCGGGCCAGGCGCCAGCTAAAGCTGGGCAGAATTCGGCTAAATCAGGCCAGACCGCAGCTAAGCCTCCTCAGTCCACTACAAAGAGCGGTCCAGCGTCCCAGACCGCTAAAGCTAAACCTAAAG aAACAGCAGCTGTGAAGAAAGTTGTCAAAAGG GAAATCCCATGGAGGAAGAATGTGATCACAATATCTGGTATTCCTGCTAGTGGGGTAACAGAAGAGCAGCTGGTGGACTTGGCTAAACCATATGGCTGCAAAACTGTCCCTATCATTGCTGTCAACCAgggaaag GCGTTTATTGAGATGCCCTCTATGGAGGCTGCTGAGGCCATGGTGAAGGCATATTCTGAGACGCCTGCAAAAATTGAGGACGCCCAGCTGACCGTCTCAATGATGACCACACCCATCGACCTGAAATACACG gaatcagtattcagagttCTGATGGGCATGGCAAAAACTGAG GAAATCGCCACGCTGCCCGAGCGTCTCCTCATAGTCTCAAACGTGCCTGTCGCCACCTCGGCTAGCTCAGAGATCTTGGAGCTCGTCAAGCGCTTTGGTGCCTACAAACAGGCTCTGCCTCTCAACAAAAGG ATTATATTTGAGATGGATACCCCTGCCATTGCCAGAGCTGTTCACAACCGCTTCAAGAAGTTTCCCTGTATCATCCAGAACAATCCCCTGAACTTCACCCTGGCTAAACCCCTGAAGCCTGCAGAGGAC GTCAAAAAGAAGAAAGGCGCTAACAG TAACAAAGCAGGAGCTAAGCCTGCTGAGGCGAGCAAGAAAGCTGCACCTACTGCCACCGCTACCGCTACAGCAACAGCTACAGCCACAGccgcagctgcagctgcagctatAGCTACAGCAGCTGAAGATGAGGCCAAACAGCCCAAGACTCCAGCTGCTACAGCTGATGCCGTTCCTTTAGAGGCAGCATCCAGCGCTCCCACAACAGCTCCTCCCTGTGACGATGCCCAATCAGTGACCCCTGAGGCCACTGCAAGCCTGCCCCCTAGTGATGCTACCCCTGAtcctaccaccaccacaacgGTCCCTCCCAGTGATGACAGTTTGGCAGTGACCGTGACCCCTGACAGTTCAGCAGTGGCTGCGTCCCCTGACGGTTTGGCAGTGACCCCTAACATCTCCGAAGCAAAAGAACCCCCGTGTGAGGCACCAGCTGAAGTGACCCCTGATGTCACTGCCACACCATCCACGGAGAGAGTGTCCACTCCTCCCGCCGTTGTTACGGACTCGCAGCCAGATCCCACACCGGCTCAAGAAACCCCGCCCATAGCCGAGAAGGCAGAAGAGGCCTCGGCCGAGAATGCAGGCATCCCTGAGACTGCCGAGACTGACACCCAAGAGGAAAACCTTCCCAAGGACACCGCCGCCGCTGAAGAGTCTGCAGTGGAAGCCTCACAGATCGAGGAGGATGCTCCCGCGACCGCGTCAGGCACAAAGGACGTTGAGTCACGGCAAGACAATCAGGAGGACACAGAGACCTCTCCCGGCGCCGAGCCCATGGAAGTGCCTATGCAACAGAGTGAGCCGAAGGAGGAGAATGCAGGGGTGGAACAGGATGCTGTTGCTAACAGCAACAGTGCAGAGATTACCAAGGCTGCGGCCTCCCCTTCCGTAGCCATGGAGACGCCAAAAATCTCGACCGAAGAAGCAGAACAGGTTAGCGAGGACAAACAGGATGACTGCGTTGAACCGCAGCCAAGCAAAGACAAAGAGTTGGCTAATTCAGAAGAGCCCCCATGTGAGTCGTCCAGCTCTTccaatccaccaccaccaccagcttcAAGCGAAGAATGCAGCGCTCCCCCAGGGGAAAAACCAGCGGCCACGGCGGCGGCACTGAACCCGGCGCCACCTGACGGCGGGCCGGTGTTGGACTTCCCTCCGGTCACCCAGGAGATCCTGCGAGCCCTGGAGGCGGCCGTGCACCAGTGCCGCATGCAGTCGTCCCTGAGGCGGGCCGAGGAGGAGGCCCGACAGAAGCAAGCCGAGGCCGAGAAGAAGAACCCCGCCGCCGGTAATAAGCCAGCCACCCCGAGCAAGACGCCGGCCACCCCGAGCAAAGCCGCCGCCAAACCCAGTCCGCAGGAGAAGAAAGCGCCGGGGACGGACGTCAAGAAAGCCAACGCTTCTTCCGCGGTAGGTGGAGGTAACGGTCGCGGACGGAAAGACTCCAGTCCAGAGAGAGATTCCCGGCACAGGAGCAGGAGCCGCGCAGGGTCGGACGAAGAGCAGCTGCCGACGTCCCGGAGAGGAGGATCGTCCAGCTCCTCGTCCTCACGAAGAAGCAGACAGGACAGCAGCCCTGCCACCAAGAAAGGACGTGAAGACGACAGTAAGCACAAG AGCCACGGCACCAGCAGAAGCACACGCTCATCGAGCAGCTCCAAAGACAAGAAGGAACAG GTTGCTGTTGAACAGCAAGAACAgcaacaggaggaggaagaggaggatgacttTTTCCCATTCAACATGGATGAGTTTGTTACTGTGGACGAGGTCTGCGACGATGCTGAGGAAGAGCCAGCCGAAGTTCCCGAGGAAAcctcaaagagaaagagatctgACTCCCCCCAGCCTGTCGAATCCTCCCAACCTCCGAAGAAGCCGGCTACAGCCTCTCTCAAGGCTCCAAAGACCTCCACCCCAGCCAGCAAAGGAAAACAGGCGAAGAAAGCCACTCCCAGAACGTCGTCACGCAGAACTCGGTCCAGCGCTGCCACGGAGTCGAAAGACGACGTGGAGGATGTGTCGGAGACAGAGCTCCAATCCGACGACTCAAAGCCGAATGCCGACGAAGCGGACGAGCCGAAGAAAGACCTTCCCAAGACCgacacagctgctgctgctgctgctgctgttgttggtgCAGAAGACCAACAGGGGGCGGTAGAGGATGCCAAAGTGGCTGAGGTAACTGCAGAAACCGCTGCAAACTCTGACTCCTCAGAGCAAAATCAAACACAAGAGGTCAAAGTTGAGGTAAAGATCGAGGAAACTTCCCCTGTCCGGCCAGTGACGAAGCTGGAAGAGAGTCACGTAGCTATAGAGAATGTGAAGACGGAGCCCTCTACCTTACTGCTGTCAGAAGAAACTGAGGTTGCTGTGAAAGGCCCCGATGCAGTGAAGGTGGAGGAGTCCGCAGACACTGAATCGGCTGTTGCGAAGACCGATACCCAGACCTCCAAGGAAGAGATCTCGGAGGCTGCGAACCAAGAGGAGAAGAGCGACCTCTCCGTCGCAGGCCATCCCAACCCAAACCTGCTGGTCACGCTGGACGAGGTCAGCGAGGGCGAGGAAGACTTCCCCAACGACGGCGAAGACGACGCCGAGGAGGAAGAGCGCCTGAAGAGGCAGGCCGGGGAGGATCCCGAGGGGCTGGTGACGGTCGACGAGGTCGGAGGGGAGGACGAAGGAGAGAACCTGGACGAGCAGTTCAGAGACATGCAAGCTCTAGTCACCTTGGATGAAATTGTGgcggatgaggaagaggaggaggaggaggacggagaAAGTGAACAACCAGCACTTTGTTCAGACACCGTCCATGATGACCAAGAGGATGAATCAGGGGATGCTTTCAATCCTGAG ACGCTGGTGACGCTGGACGAGGCACACGGAGACGACGACGAGATGGAGGAAAAGCCCAAGAAGGACGCGGAGGAGGACACCGCGGTGCCTTCAGACAGCATGG CTGAGCCTCCGGTGTCCCCCGGGATTGACGAGGTGGCGAGGATGAACTTTGTCACTGTTGAtgaggtgggagaggaggaggaggagcagccggCACAGCAACCAGCtcctgaggaagaggagccgGCAAAGGAGGCAGTCAGCACTCCAAGGAAAGGCAGAGCCAAGAGGAGACAGCGACAGGCCGCAG TGAGGAAGTCAACGCGTGGCAGGAGGGGTGTGAAGCCTagcgaggaggtggaggaggaggaagaggaggaggaggaggaaccgCAAGAGAAGACCTCTACTCTCCCCCAAACTGAAGAGGCACCCGCAGCCTTGGCACAGCCTGAGGACAAGGAACCCAAACCTGCTTCGTTGTCCTGTGAGACCCAGAATACAGAAACCTCATCCAAAGGGTCGAAAGAGGACGGGACGTCTCCTGGGCAAGAGGCCAAGGGTGGCCTTGACGATGTAAAGGAACAGGATGCCAGGAAACCAGAAATGCCTGTTACCAAGGAGGACAAGGCAGATGTTAGAGCTCCCACCAAGG TGGAGTCCAagcagaggagggaagaggaggcggAAACGGAACCAGAGGCCAAGAGACCCCGTTCGACATCTCCCTCGAGCGCAGACTTCACCATGCCTCCTTTCAAGCCTGACACCCCAGTTG ggGTGGACTTTGTGGTGCCTAAAACGGGATTCTTCTGTAAGCTGTGCTCGCTGTTTTATGGCAGCGAGGACACGGCCAAGAGGAGCCACTGCAGCAGCCTGCGTCACTACCAGAACATGGAG AAATATTACCAGAAACTGAAATCTCAACAGAAGACGAGCAACTCCTAA